ACCCGGGCAGGTCGTGCCACCGCATAACGCTAATTCAAATGTGCATTTACTGGTTATGAGAGGAGATTTAACGGTTAATCTTGATGGTACGGATAGTAAGGTTAAAGAAGGCGATTTGTTACCGGTTGCATATCAAACGCCGATGACGGTTAGAAATAGTGGTAATGATGATGCCACGTTTTTGGTGTTTAAGACGCCTAATCCGACAGAAATGTGAAAGGAAACGGTATAATGAAAATAGGAATTATTATTGCGAGTAATGATGGTGAAACTTGCTGGAACGCTTTACGGTATGGCAATTTTGCTCTCGGGCAAGACGATGAAGTTAAAGTATTTTTCATGGGCAAGGGTGTTGAGTATCAGAAAGTTAGCACTAATACGTTTAACACTGTTGAACAAGCGGAAAAGCTTATGCAGGCAGGCGGTAAGATATATGCTTGTGGTAGCTGTATAAAGTCGAGAGAACAGGAAAGTTCTGAAATATGCCCTATTTCGACAATGAAGGATATGTACGAAATCGTTAAGGAAAGCGATAAAATCGTTACTTTTTAGATGTAGGCAGTAGAGTGGCGAAGTATTAATTGGTTTACCTAATATAAATGGTTGCAGCAACCATTTAACCCAATGACAGAAATTACTAATTAAAAGGAGGATATTATGCCAGAATTTGGATCACCTTTTGCGGGGTTAACAAAAGATAAAAAAATAAGT
This portion of the Candidatus Ancaeobacter aquaticus genome encodes:
- a CDS encoding cupin domain-containing protein, which encodes MNVLENIPYNEDRMGRRKVVDEKHLLVMQIAVKPGQVVPPHNANSNVHLLVMRGDLTVNLDGTDSKVKEGDLLPVAYQTPMTVRNSGNDDATFLVFKTPNPTEM
- a CDS encoding DsrE family protein produces the protein MKIGIIIASNDGETCWNALRYGNFALGQDDEVKVFFMGKGVEYQKVSTNTFNTVEQAEKLMQAGGKIYACGSCIKSREQESSEICPISTMKDMYEIVKESDKIVTF